A genomic segment from Bacillus rossius redtenbacheri isolate Brsri chromosome 5, Brsri_v3, whole genome shotgun sequence encodes:
- the LOC134532392 gene encoding uncharacterized protein LOC134532392: MRVVASAVLLAALSAVAGGVSANSALGAPSDADGAQLRSLTDTVLKLLEKFRQSMKAPNSNLGLPRLDPLSLTNLSLNLAVAQSRIALELPSLGVQGLSTFQVEQLDVNALLLRARFGFSIADILATGRYGLDGRLLDALTLFGAGDFRIEAVNFNVTDGFLQIGYLNDSLYIKNLTLDFNLDQLKVRLDGLFGGGEVGELANRILNDVALDLVLDRKKDIIEYATGALVQKVNGFLHGKDLDDLGNIFNSGGGEASTSSPPI; this comes from the exons ATGAGGGTGGTCGCTTCAGCTGTCCTGTTGGCAGCACTGTCTGCGGTCGCAGGTGGAGTTTCTGCCAACTCAGCTCTGGGGGCACCAA GCGACGCGGACGGAGCGCAGCTCCGCAGCCTCACGGACACGGTGCTCAAGCTGCTGGAGAAGTTCCGGCAGTCCATGAAGGCTCCGAACAGCAACCTGGGGCTGCCTCGGCTGGACCCGCTGAGCCTCACCAACCTCAGCCTCAACCTCGCCGTGGCCCAGTCGCG GATCGCCCTGGAGCTGCCCAGCCTCGGGGTGCAGGGGCTGTCCACCTTCCAGGTGGAGCAGCTGGACGTGAACGCCCTGCTCCTCCGCGCGCGGTTCGGCTTCAGCATCGCCGACATCCTGGCCACGGGCCGCTACGGCCTGGACGGCCGCCTGCTCGACGCGCTCACCTTGTTCGGCGCCGGCGACTTCAG GATAGAAGCTGTGAACTTCAACGTCACAGACGGCTTTCTCCAGATTGGCTACTTGAATGACAGTCTCTACATTAAGAACCTGACTTTGGACTTCAACCTCGACCAACTCAAA GTGAGGCTGGACGGACTGTTCGGCGGCGGCGAGGTGGGCGAGCTGGCCAACAGGATCCTGAACGACGTGGCGCTGGACCTGGTGCTGGACCGCAAGAAGGACATCATCGAGTACGCCACGGGGGCGCTCGTGCAGAAGGTGAACGGCTTCCTGCACGGCAAAGACCTCGACGACCTGGGAAACATTTTCAACAGCGGCGGCGGCGAAGCCTCCACTTCCTCGCCGCCCATCTAG